The Pseudofrankia sp. DC12 region TGGCCGATCCGGCGAACCCGAAGTGGCTGGGCCTGAAGGTGACCTCGGGGATCATCACGGATATCGCGCTCAGCCAGGACGGGCACACGCTCGCCGTCGCCGGCGTCGACGGCACGGTGTCCCTGTGGGACCTCGCCGACCCGCGCAACCCCGTCCAGCGGGGATCCGCCATCGGGCACCTCGGCCAGGTCACCTCGGTCGCATTCCTGCCGGGTGGCAAGCGCATCGTCACCGGGGGAAGCGACAAGACGGTCCGGCTTTGGAACATCACGGACCTCAACGCGCCGCGACAGATCGGCCAGGTGACCCAAGGCAGCGCACCGGTGGTGGACGTGGCGGCGCTCGGGCCGGGCCTGGTCGTCAGCAGCGACGCGAGTGGCGGCCTGCTCGGCTGGAGCGTCGACGCGGCGAACACCCCCAGCTCCTTCTCGCTGGGCAAGGGCACCGCCGGCCTCGACCTGGCCGTTGGCGGGGCCGGGAAGATGCTGCTGACGGCGCCCGCGAGCGGCACCCCCGGCGCCGCGTCGCTGATCTCCACCGACCCGGCCCGCCTGGCGGCCCTCGCCTGCGCGAATCCGGCAAACAGGATCGGCGCGTCGGAATGGAAATCCCTCATCTCCGACCTCGCCTACTCCGACCCGTGCGCCGGGCGATAAGGCGTTCCCGATGGAAACCGCGCCCGCCCCGGTCCGACAGGTTCACCTGTACCGAGGCGGCGCGCCTCATACCCAGCCTGGTGCGATGGTAGTTCGGTGATCGAGAAGTCGGGCCGGCCGCGTCGCGCCCGTGTGACAGCAAAAGGGCACAGGTGACAAAGCGATGGGCTACCAGCTTGGTATCGACATCGGAACGGCGAACACCACCGTCGCGGTCGCCTCGGGCGACTGGCCCCAGATTCTGACGGTCGCCGGCGGTCCGTCGATTCCGACGGTTCTCTATTTCCCGGCCGGTGCCCCGGTGGTGTTCGGCCGCGCCGCCGCCCGGCGCGCGCTCGCCGAGCCGTCGCGGGCGGCACACGGGTTCCTGCGCCGGATCGGCGACTCCGCCCCGGTCATGGCCGGCGGGTCCGCCTACACACCCGAGGGCCTGGTCACCCGGTTCCTCGACCGCGTGCTCGCGTCCGTCACCGAGAACCGGGGCGAGGCGCCGGACCAGGTCGTCGTGACCTACCCGACCAGCTGGACCTCGCGGCGCCGCGAGCTGTTCACGGAGGCGCTGGAGCGCCTGGACGTGGACGTCCCGGTGCGGGCGGTGCCGGCGGCCGACGCGCTCGGCGCCGTGTTGGCCCGGCGCGCGGCGGCCAGGACGCCCGGCCGCGGCGCGGACCTGATCGCGGTCTACGACTTCGGGGCCGGCGCGTGCGAGGCCGCCGTGCTGTCCGTCTCCGACTACGGCGCCGAGGTCGCCGGCACGCCGGCCGGGATGGCCGGTGTCGAGATCGACGATTTGTTGCTGGAGCACGTGCTGGCCGCGAGCGGGGTGGACGTCGCCCTGCTGGACCGGACCGAGCCGGCCACGGCCGCGGCGCTCGGCCGGCTGCGCGCCGAGGTCGTCGCGGCCAAGGAGACGCTCGCGGCCGACGACGAGGCGTCGGTCCCGGTCACCCTGCCCGGGGCGTTCGCCTGGGTGACGCTGCGCCGCGAGGACCTGGAGAGGCTGGTCACGCCCGCGGTCGAGGACAGCGTCCGGGTGCTGGCCAGGACGGTCCGCTCGGTTCCCACGACCGCGGGCGGCCTGTCGTCGGTGCTGCTGTACGGCGGTCTCGCGCGGATGCCGCTGGTCGGCCAGCTGGTCCGGGCCGCGCTGCCCGGCGCGCGCCGGTTCGAGGAGCCGCCCGCGGAGGATCTGGCGATCGGGGCCGCGCTGCTGGCGATCGGCCTCGCCGAGCAGGCCGAGCCGCCGGCCGGTGGTGAGACCGCGGTGATCGGCGGCGCCACGCTGGAGCCGCCGGAGCTCTCGTCGTTCCCGGGGGTGTCGCTGCCGCCGTCGGGCGCGCTCGCCGGCGCGGGAGCGGCCGTGCCGTTCGCCGCCGCGAGCGGGCCGGACGACGCGGACGCGACCGCCTTGATCACCGCGGCCTACGAGTCGTTCCCGGCCGGGGCCGCCGCGACCGCCGGCGGGACACAGCCGACGGGGCTCGCGGCGTGGAGCACCGGCGCCGCTGCGGCAGCGCCGCCCAGCGGCGGAGCGGCCGGGCCCGCAGCGGCCAGCGGCGGAGCGGCCGGCGGCCGCAACCGCCGGCGCCGCGGCGGCCTCGGGGCCCTGCGCTCCGCGGGCGGGATCGCGGCGCTGGTCGCGGCCGTCGTCTTCATCGCCGGCGGCACGACGCTCGGAGTCGTGCTCACCCAGGGCGGCGGCAACGACACCGCCGCCGTGCAGGCGACGACCGCGCCGGCCGTCGCACCCGCGACGGTCACCGCGCCCACCACCGCGGCGGCGGCACCCTCGCGAAACGTGGTGCGGGTCGCGGACTCCGACGAGGTGGCCCCGATCCTGGAGAAGGCGTCCCAGGAGCTGGCGTCGAGCCAGCCGAACGTCACCGTCGCCTTCGACTCGACCGTCACCGACACCACCACGGCGTTCGCCAAGCTCTGCTCCGGTGAGGCCGCGATCGCCGGCGCCTCGTTCGAGCTGGACCCGAAGTTCGCGCCCGACCCGAGCTGCAAGGACAAGGTCGTCGGGTTCGAGATCGCCCACCACACCCTGCCGATCATCGTGAACCCGGCGAACACCTGGCTGGGCTGCCTGAACCTGACGCAGCTGAAGTCGATCTGGGCCCCCGGCTCGACGATCACCCGGTGGAACCAGATCAACAAGTCCTACCCGGACGAGCCGATCAACTTCGTCGGCCCGGCGAAGAACACCGTCCAGGCCGAGGTGTTCAACTCCAGCATCAACGGGGACAGCACGAAGTCGCGGGACTACACCGTGAGGGACCTGGGCGGCGTCGCGCAGACCGTGCTGTCCGACAAGGACGCGATCGGCTTCCTGGACTTCCCGACGTTCGAGACGCTCGGCGCCCAGCTGCGCGGCGTGCTGGTCAACGGGGGTTCGGGCTGCGAGCCGCCGAACGCGATCACGGCCGGCACCGGCGTCTACACACCGCTGTGCAAGCCGCTCTACGTCTACGTGCGGACCGACGCGCTGCGCGACCCCGCGACGGCGGCTTACATGAAGTTCTTCCTGGAGAACGAGCAGTCGATCGCGCAGGTCTCGCACTACGTCCCCCGCGACGACGCCACCGTGAAGGAGAACATCGACAAGGTCAACAGCCTGACCCAGGGGGTCGGGCCAGTCCCAGCCTGACCGGTCCCCGCGTCGGAGGCCGTTCCCACCGAGGCGGCCGGCCCCGTGCCGGCCGCCTTCGGCTTGTCGTACGCGCGGCGGATGATGGGCCGGTGCTGATCCGGGTGGAGGGAACCGACCTGCCGGGGCGCAGCTGCGCCGGCCCCGCCGGGCTTGCGGGCTACGAGAACATCCATGTCGCGGTGCAGCGGCGGGAACGGCCGGCCGAGCTGCTCGACCCGGTGGCGGCCGACGTCGCCATGGCGGTGTGGACGCTGGAGTGCACCTCGGCGGTCACGCCGGGTGGCCTCGACCTGAAGGGCCGGTACGTCCAGGGCCGGCCCGGCGAGCGGTTCCTCTACCTCAACTGGGGCACTGTCGACCCGGCGACCGGCGGCTTCACCATGTTCCGCCGGGCCAAGCTGTGGCTGAACGCCGTGCCGGCCGACGTCCTCGCGGCCGCGGTCGAGTCCGGGCTGCTCGTCGGGCGCCTCGGCCTCACCGACGCCAAGGGCCACCCGACGGGCGCGTCCGTCCGCCCCCCTCAGATCACCTGGACCGCCGCGTCGAGCTGACTCGCCGGCCAGGACGACGGGGCGCATCCGCGGGGGCGCGCCCGGTCCGGCCGTCGAGGCCTCCGGCGGCGGGCTCAGGACCGTCGCGCGGGACGGGACGGTCCGATGACCGCGGCGCCATCGGATCACGCCGGCGACGGGATACGCGGCTCAGCGGGCGGCGGAGGCCGGGGCCGGCTGGCCGCAGGGGATCACGTCGCCCTCCCGGCCCAGATTTATCAGCAGGTCGCCGGCTTCCTCGGCGACGGCGACCTGCGCCGCCAGCGCGTCGAGGTCGGTGTCGGTCCGGCCCGGGCCGTGATGGATCAGCACCAGCCGACGGACCTGGCACGCCCGGGCGAAGAGGTAGATGAGCACCGCCTTGACGCGGCGGTTGGTGTCCGGCTCGGCGGTGAGGCCCAGCTTGGCGAACAGCGTGTTGATGTGCTTCTCGACCGCGCGCTCGCTGAGGAACAGCGCCGCGCCGGCGGCCGCGTTGCTCTTGCCCTGAGCGATCTGTGCGAGCACGTCACGTTCCCGGTCGGTCAGCGCCGTCAGCGGCGAGGCCCTGCGCGTGGCGCGCGCGGCCACGAGTGCCTCCACGACCGCGGGGTCGACCACCGATCCGCCGGCCGCGACCGCACGCACCGCCCTCGCGAGCTGTCCCGGCTCGCCCACCGCGAGATCGGGCTGGCTGTCCAGCATCCCGCGCACGCCCTCGCGCACGATCAGCGAGTCGTCGGCGAGCACGATGCCCAGTGACACAGGAAAAGCCTACCGAAAGACGATCACGGGGTGCCCCGCCAGTCCGCTGGCTGACGCCACCCCGGCCCGCCGGCTCGCCATAGCCGTCGCGCGCGCGCCCACCGGACCTTCCGGGCCATGGCCAGGGGTGGGCGTGGCAGAGTACGCCGCGAAGGCCGAGGAGGTGGGCAGGTCTTGACAGTCCAGCGCGCGGTGGCTCAGGCCCGGCCGGACGGCTATGACGCCGTCGTCGTGGGGTCCGGTCCGAACGGGCTGACCGGGGCGGTCATGCTCGCCGAGGCCGGCTGGCGGGTCCTGGTGCTCGAGGCGAAGAGCGTGCCGGGCGGCGGCCTGCGCACCGAGGAGCTGACCCTGCCCGGCTTCCGGCACGACGTCTGCGCCACGGTGCTGCCGCTGGCACTGTCGTCCCCGGCGCTGCGCGGGTACGGCCAGGCCCGGACCTCCCAGCTCGCTGACCTCCCAGATCCGCTCCGCGAATCCGGCAGGGGCCCTGGCGCCGATCCGGCTGGGGCCCCGGGCGTCTCCTGGGCGCACCCGCCGATACCGCTCGCCCACCCGCTCGACGACGGAACGGCTTTGTTGCTGCGCGACATCGACCGCACGGCCGCCGGGCTGGCCGCTGGACAGCGCCGCGCACCGGCAGGCTCCGCATCCGGCGCGACCGGCCCGACGCCGGCGTCGTCGTCCGGTGGCGACCCGTCCGGTTGGCGGCGGCTGTTCGGGCCGCTCGTCGCCGCCGGCCCCCGGCTCCCCGACACCGTGCTGTCGCTGCTGGGCCTGCCACCCGCCGCGCCGCTCGCACTCGCCAGGTTCGGCGCGGCCGGCGTGTGGCCCGCTACGGGGCTCGCCCGCGCCGCCCTGCGCGGCGACGCCGCCCAGGCGCTCTTCGCCGGGCTGGCCGCGCACTCGATGCTCGACCTCCGGCAGACGATCACCTCGGCCTACGGGCTGCTCCTCGGGGTGACCGCGCACCAGGTCGGCTGGCCGGTCGCCGTCGGCGGCTCGGCGAGCCTCGCCGACGCCCTCGTCGCCCGGCTACGCCGCCTCGGCGGCGACCTGGTCACCGACCACGAGGTCACGAGCCTCGCCGAGCTGCCGCCGGCCCGAGCCGTGCTGCTCGACCTCACCCCCCGCCAGGTGCTGCGGATCGCGGGCGACGCACTACCGGCCCGCTACCGCGCCGCGCTGGCCCGCTACCGCTACGGCCCGGGCGTCTTCAAGGTCGACTGGGCGCTCGACGGCCCGGTGCCCTGGCGGGACGACGCCGTCGCCGCCGCCGGCACCGTCCACCTCGGCGGCACCCTCGCCCAGGTCGCCGCCGCCGAGCACGCGGTAGCCCAAGGCCGCCACCCCGAACGGCCGTTCGTGCTGTTCGTCCAGGCCACCGTCGCCGACCCGAGCCGGGCGCCGGCCGGCAAGCACACCGGATGGGCCTACTGCCACGTCCCGCTCGGCTCCACCGTCGACATGACGGACGCGATCGAGGCCCAGCTCGAGCGGTTCGCCCCCGGCTTCCGCGACCGCATTCTCGCCCGCCACACGATGGGCCCGGCAGCCCTCGAGGCACACAACGCCAACGACATCGGCGGCGACATCGGCGGCGGCACCGCCGACGTCCGCCAGCTGATGGCTCGCCCGGTCCTGTCCCGCCAGCCCTGGGCGACCCCGCTGCCCGGCGTTTACCTGTGCTCGGCCGCCACCCCACCCGGCGCCGGCATCCACGGCATGTCCGGCCGCCACGCCGCCCAGCTGGCCCTCTACCGCGCCCGGTAGGCGCCGCCGGACGCGGTCCGCCCCAATCGGCCCCATGGGGCGCGGGCCTGCGCGCGCGAACTGTGGTCCCAGCAGCCGCGCCGTGATCGCAAGCCAGTGTGACTGACAGTACATTGAAGGCTCCAAGCGGCGGGGGCCTCTACGATCCGGTCATGACCGTTCCCCCGGCCGATCTGGAGCTCGCCGCCCTGTTCCCGGCGGCGTCGCGCGAGGCCTGGCAAAAGCTGGTCCTCGGCGTGCTGCGCAAGTCCGGAGTGGCTGGTGAGCAGGCTCTCCCGGCCGACGCCGAGGCCCTCATCTCGACCGCGAGCTACGACGGCTTCGCGATCAGGCCGCTGTACACCGCGCAGGAAACGACGCCCATCGAGGCCGGCCTGCCCGGTCACGCTCCGTTCGTGCGCGGCCGGCGGGCCGAGGGCGCGAACGTCGACGGCTGGGATGTCCGCGCGCTGCACACCCACCCGGACGCGAAGGTGACGGCCGAGGCGATTCTCGACGACCTCGAGGGCGGGGCCACGTCGATCTGGCTGCGGCTGGCCGCCCCGTCGGCCGACGCCGGCGAGGGCCTGTCCGCCGAGGCGCTGCCGGACGTGCTGCGCGAGGTCTACCTCGACCTGGCGCCGGTCGTCCTGGACACCGGCGGCGACGCGGTCACGACGACGGCAGCCGCGGACGTGCTGCTCGCGCTGGCGGGCGTGCGGGGGGTCGCGCCGTCGACGCTGCGCGCCACGCTCGGCGCCGACCCACTCGGCTTCGCCGCCCGCACCGGGCTCGGCGGCGACAAGCTCGCGGCGCACCTGGACGAGGCGTCCCGGCTGGCCGCGCGCGTCGCCGCCGGCTACCCGGGCGTCCGGACCTTCGTCGTCGACGCGACGCCGTACCACGACGCGGGCGGCAGCGACGCGCAGGAGCTCGGCGCCTCGATCGCCACCGGGGTGGCCTACCTGCGGGCGCTGACCGGGTCAGGGGTGGCCGGGTCCGCGGTGGCCGGCGCGGCCGGGTTCGACGTCGCCGGGGCGCTCGCCCAGCTGGAGTTCCGGTACGCGGCCACCGCCGACCAGTTCGCCACGATCGCCAAGCTGCGCGCCGCCCGGCTGCTGTGGGCCCGGGTCGCCGAGGTCTGCGGCGCGGCCGGCGCCGACCAGGCTCAGCGCCAGCACGCGGTCACCTCGTCGGCGATGATGACGCGGCGCGAACCGTACGTGAACCTGCTGCGCACCACGATCGCCGCGTTCTCGGCCAGCGTGGGCGGCGCGGACGCCGTCACCGTGCTGCCGTTCGACGACCGGCTCGGCCTGCCGGACGGCACCTCCCGCCGGCTGGCCCGCAACATCCAGGCGCTGCTGCACGACGAGTCGAGCCTCGCCCGGGTGATCGACCCGGCCGGCGGCTCGTGGTTCGTCGAGTCGCTGACCGCCGAGCTGGCCGAGGCCGCCTGGGGGTTCTTCACCGAGATCGAGCGGGCCGGCGGGATGGCGGCTGCGCTCGCGAGCGGGCTGGTGGCCGAGCGGATCGACACGACCTGGGCCCGGCGCCGCGAGGACCTGGCGTTGCGCCGGGCGCCGCTGACCGGTGTCAGCGAGTTCCCGAACGTCGCCGAGACCCTGCCGCCGCGGTCCCCGGCTCCGGCACGGGCCGGCGGCCCGGGTGGGCTGCCGGTCCGGCACTACGACGACGACTACGAGGCGCTGCGGGCCCGGTCGGACGCGCACCTGGCCGCGACCGGCGCCCGGCCGGTGGCTTTCCTCGCCACGATCGGGCCGCTGGCAACGTTCACGCCACGGGCCACCTTCGCGGCGAACCTGTTCCAGGCCGGCGGGCTGGAGACTCCCACCGCCGGCCCCGGCGACGACCCGGCCGCGATCGCCGCAGCCTTCACGGCGTCCGGGGCGAGGATCGCCTGCCTGTGCTCGTCCGACAAGATCTACGCGGCGAGCGCCGCGCCCGTCGCCGCCGCGCTCAAGGCGGCCGGCGCCACCCACGTCTGGCTCGCCGGCAAGCCGGGTGACCGGGCCGGCTCCGACGCGGCCGCCGGCGTCGACGGCTACATCGTCACCGGCGGCGACGCCGTCGACGTCCTTCGCACCGCGCTCACGAAGGCCGAGGTCGCCTGATGCCCAGCAACCTGATCCCGGACTTCTCCGACGTCCAGCTCGGCGGCGGCGCGGCGGCGGCGGGCGTCGACGACTGGCGGGCCGCCGTCCAGGCCGCGACGGGCAAGGACGTCGACGCGCTCACCTGGGACACGCCGGAGGGCGTCGAGGTCAAGCCGCTCTACACCGCGGCCGATACCGCGCAGCTGGACTTCCTGAACACCTACCCGGGCATCGCGCCGTTCCTGCGCGGGCCGTACGCGCCGATGTACGTCACCCAGCCGTGGACGATCCGCCAGTACGCCGGCTTCTCGACGGCGGCCGACTCGAACGCCTTCTACCGGCGCAACCTCGCCGCCGGGCAGAAGGGCCTGTCGGTCGCGTTCGACCTGCCGACGCACCGCGGCTACGACTCCGACCACCCGCGGGTGACCGGCGATGTCGGCATGGCGGGCGTCGCGATCGACTCGATCTACGACATGCGCCAGCTGTTCGACGGCATCCCGCTGGACCGGATGAGCGTCTCGATGACGATGAACGGCGCCGTGCTGCCCATCCTGGCGCTCTACATCGTCGCGGCTGAGGAGCAGGGAGTCGCCCCGGAGCAGCTCCCCGGGACCATCCAGAACGACATCCTCAAAGAGTTCATGGTCCGCAACACCTACATCTACCCGCCGAAGCCCTCGATGCAGATCATCTCGGACATCTTCTCGTACACCTCGCAGAAGATGCCGAAGTTCAACTCGATCTCCATCTCCGGCTACCACATGCAGGAGGCGGGAGCCAGCGCGGACCTGGAGCTCGCCTACACGCTGGCGGACGGCGTCGAGTACATCCGGGCCGGCATCGACGCGGGCCTGGGCATCGACGCGTTCGCGCCGCGGCTGTCGTTCTTCTGGGCGATCGGGATGAACTTCTTCATGGAGATCGCCAAGATGCGCGCCGCGCGCCTGCTCTGGGCCCGGCTGGTGAAGCAGTTCGAGCCGAAGAGTGACAAGTCGCTGTCGCTGCGGACCCACTCGCAGACCTCGGGCTGGTCACTGACCGCCCAGGACGTGTTCAACAACGTCGCCCGCACCTGCGTCGAGGCGATGGCCGCCACCCAGGGCCACACCCAGTCGATGCACACCAACGCCCTCGACGAGGCGCTCGCGCTGCCGACCGACTTCTCGGCCCGGATCGCCCGCAACACCCAGCTGTTCCTGCAGCAGGAGTCCGGCACCACCCGGGTCATCGACCCGTGGGGCGGCTCCTACTACGTCGAGCGGCTCACCTACGACCTCGCGCGCAAGGCCTGGGGCCACATCCAGGAGGTCGAGGAGCGCGGCGGGATGGCCGCGGCGATCGACGCCGGCATCCCGAAGCTGCGGATCGAGGAGGTCGCGGCCCGCACCCAGGCCAGGATCGACTCGGGCCGCCAGCCCCTGATCGGCGTGAACAAGTACCGGATGGCCGGCGAGGAGGACATCGAGGTCCTCAAGGTCGACAACACCGCCGTGCGCGCCGAGCAGCTGGCCAAGCTGCGCCAGCTGCGCGAGGACCGCGACCCGCACGTCGTCGACGCCGCGCTGGCCGCGCTGACCCGGGCCGCCGACGAGGCCCAGACGGGCATCCGGGCCGCCGGCCTGGACGGCAACCTGCTCAAGCTCGCCGTCGACGCCGCCCGGGCGAAGGCGACGGTCGGGGAGATCTCCGACGCTCTGGAGAAGGTCTACGGACGGCACGCGGCCCAGATCCGTACGATCTCCGGGGTGTACCGCGACGAGGCCGGCCCGTCCCCCGAGATCGGCGAGGCGCGCCGGCTCGCCACCGCGTTCGCCGAGGCGGAGGGCCGCCGGCCCCGCATCCTGATCGCGAAGATGGGCCAGGACGGGCACGACCGCGGCCA contains the following coding sequences:
- a CDS encoding Hsp70 family protein, which produces MGYQLGIDIGTANTTVAVASGDWPQILTVAGGPSIPTVLYFPAGAPVVFGRAAARRALAEPSRAAHGFLRRIGDSAPVMAGGSAYTPEGLVTRFLDRVLASVTENRGEAPDQVVVTYPTSWTSRRRELFTEALERLDVDVPVRAVPAADALGAVLARRAAARTPGRGADLIAVYDFGAGACEAAVLSVSDYGAEVAGTPAGMAGVEIDDLLLEHVLAASGVDVALLDRTEPATAAALGRLRAEVVAAKETLAADDEASVPVTLPGAFAWVTLRREDLERLVTPAVEDSVRVLARTVRSVPTTAGGLSSVLLYGGLARMPLVGQLVRAALPGARRFEEPPAEDLAIGAALLAIGLAEQAEPPAGGETAVIGGATLEPPELSSFPGVSLPPSGALAGAGAAVPFAAASGPDDADATALITAAYESFPAGAAATAGGTQPTGLAAWSTGAAAAAPPSGGAAGPAAASGGAAGGRNRRRRGGLGALRSAGGIAALVAAVVFIAGGTTLGVVLTQGGGNDTAAVQATTAPAVAPATVTAPTTAAAAPSRNVVRVADSDEVAPILEKASQELASSQPNVTVAFDSTVTDTTTAFAKLCSGEAAIAGASFELDPKFAPDPSCKDKVVGFEIAHHTLPIIVNPANTWLGCLNLTQLKSIWAPGSTITRWNQINKSYPDEPINFVGPAKNTVQAEVFNSSINGDSTKSRDYTVRDLGGVAQTVLSDKDAIGFLDFPTFETLGAQLRGVLVNGGSGCEPPNAITAGTGVYTPLCKPLYVYVRTDALRDPATAAYMKFFLENEQSIAQVSHYVPRDDATVKENIDKVNSLTQGVGPVPA
- a CDS encoding helix-turn-helix transcriptional regulator; translated protein: MSLGIVLADDSLIVREGVRGMLDSQPDLAVGEPGQLARAVRAVAAGGSVVDPAVVEALVAARATRRASPLTALTDRERDVLAQIAQGKSNAAAGAALFLSERAVEKHINTLFAKLGLTAEPDTNRRVKAVLIYLFARACQVRRLVLIHHGPGRTDTDLDALAAQVAVAEEAGDLLINLGREGDVIPCGQPAPASAAR
- a CDS encoding methylmalonyl-CoA mutase subunit beta, which gives rise to MTVPPADLELAALFPAASREAWQKLVLGVLRKSGVAGEQALPADAEALISTASYDGFAIRPLYTAQETTPIEAGLPGHAPFVRGRRAEGANVDGWDVRALHTHPDAKVTAEAILDDLEGGATSIWLRLAAPSADAGEGLSAEALPDVLREVYLDLAPVVLDTGGDAVTTTAAADVLLALAGVRGVAPSTLRATLGADPLGFAARTGLGGDKLAAHLDEASRLAARVAAGYPGVRTFVVDATPYHDAGGSDAQELGASIATGVAYLRALTGSGVAGSAVAGAAGFDVAGALAQLEFRYAATADQFATIAKLRAARLLWARVAEVCGAAGADQAQRQHAVTSSAMMTRREPYVNLLRTTIAAFSASVGGADAVTVLPFDDRLGLPDGTSRRLARNIQALLHDESSLARVIDPAGGSWFVESLTAELAEAAWGFFTEIERAGGMAAALASGLVAERIDTTWARRREDLALRRAPLTGVSEFPNVAETLPPRSPAPARAGGPGGLPVRHYDDDYEALRARSDAHLAATGARPVAFLATIGPLATFTPRATFAANLFQAGGLETPTAGPGDDPAAIAAAFTASGARIACLCSSDKIYAASAAPVAAALKAAGATHVWLAGKPGDRAGSDAAAGVDGYIVTGGDAVDVLRTALTKAEVA
- a CDS encoding NAD(P)/FAD-dependent oxidoreductase, whose product is MTVQRAVAQARPDGYDAVVVGSGPNGLTGAVMLAEAGWRVLVLEAKSVPGGGLRTEELTLPGFRHDVCATVLPLALSSPALRGYGQARTSQLADLPDPLRESGRGPGADPAGAPGVSWAHPPIPLAHPLDDGTALLLRDIDRTAAGLAAGQRRAPAGSASGATGPTPASSSGGDPSGWRRLFGPLVAAGPRLPDTVLSLLGLPPAAPLALARFGAAGVWPATGLARAALRGDAAQALFAGLAAHSMLDLRQTITSAYGLLLGVTAHQVGWPVAVGGSASLADALVARLRRLGGDLVTDHEVTSLAELPPARAVLLDLTPRQVLRIAGDALPARYRAALARYRYGPGVFKVDWALDGPVPWRDDAVAAAGTVHLGGTLAQVAAAEHAVAQGRHPERPFVLFVQATVADPSRAPAGKHTGWAYCHVPLGSTVDMTDAIEAQLERFAPGFRDRILARHTMGPAALEAHNANDIGGDIGGGTADVRQLMARPVLSRQPWATPLPGVYLCSAATPPGAGIHGMSGRHAAQLALYRAR
- the scpA gene encoding methylmalonyl-CoA mutase — encoded protein: MPSNLIPDFSDVQLGGGAAAAGVDDWRAAVQAATGKDVDALTWDTPEGVEVKPLYTAADTAQLDFLNTYPGIAPFLRGPYAPMYVTQPWTIRQYAGFSTAADSNAFYRRNLAAGQKGLSVAFDLPTHRGYDSDHPRVTGDVGMAGVAIDSIYDMRQLFDGIPLDRMSVSMTMNGAVLPILALYIVAAEEQGVAPEQLPGTIQNDILKEFMVRNTYIYPPKPSMQIISDIFSYTSQKMPKFNSISISGYHMQEAGASADLELAYTLADGVEYIRAGIDAGLGIDAFAPRLSFFWAIGMNFFMEIAKMRAARLLWARLVKQFEPKSDKSLSLRTHSQTSGWSLTAQDVFNNVARTCVEAMAATQGHTQSMHTNALDEALALPTDFSARIARNTQLFLQQESGTTRVIDPWGGSYYVERLTYDLARKAWGHIQEVEERGGMAAAIDAGIPKLRIEEVAARTQARIDSGRQPLIGVNKYRMAGEEDIEVLKVDNTAVRAEQLAKLRQLREDRDPHVVDAALAALTRAADEAQTGIRAAGLDGNLLKLAVDAARAKATVGEISDALEKVYGRHAAQIRTISGVYRDEAGPSPEIGEARRLATAFAEAEGRRPRILIAKMGQDGHDRGQKVVASGYADLGFDVDVGPLFQTPAEVARQAVEADVQIVGVSSLAAGHLTLVPELRAELAKLDRADILVTCGGVIPPQDYDALRAAGAVAIFPPGTSVAQSAIEVFGILAAQLGHDLGPAA
- a CDS encoding DUF5990 family protein; the protein is MLIRVEGTDLPGRSCAGPAGLAGYENIHVAVQRRERPAELLDPVAADVAMAVWTLECTSAVTPGGLDLKGRYVQGRPGERFLYLNWGTVDPATGGFTMFRRAKLWLNAVPADVLAAAVESGLLVGRLGLTDAKGHPTGASVRPPQITWTAASS